The nucleotide sequence aagaatttaaaatttacaCAAGTGATCAGAATGTCAAAAGGCAACGAGGAATTGAAGTCGAAAGTATTTTTAAGCTTTCTTACGCTACCCGGGTCTTACCCATTTTTACAAATTTCGTTTCTTTATTCCCAATCTTAGAGCCTTGCCTTTTGTTGCTATGCCACTACTATACTAGACACATATTTACGAAAGAGACGAGTCCCCTTAAACCTACGATAAGTTAGAAACATTTCAAACTTAGAACCGCAGTCGAATGAATGAATCTACATCACATTGTCGAACATTTCCAATTTAGATTTCATTACGATGGTACGTCAGTCGGCGCCGATTGGCGCAAGCAGCCACGCCGCCAACACGCGATTGGCACGTGGTTGTACAACAAACGAGAGCTCCCGCTCATATTGACACCAGAGAGAAAGACAAAGTATATTTTAGAAGGCTAAATTACTAAAGATTCACTTTCTAATGTTTTAGTCTTGCAATCAAATCGGTGTAGTCCTCAGACGCCGAAGGGAGGCGCCTGAGGCTGACAGCCGTCTGCGTACCATCATTGTAAAGAGCTATTCAGGTAAAATTTAACAATTCATTCATTGGAGCTGGGTTCGTAGTTTGCAACATTATTGGTAGCACATGGCTTCTCATTTAGACTCGTACATTTCCTTGACGCGTGACTTTAGCTGTTTGGTGTAGCTGTCCAAACGATAAGCATTTTCCTCGAGTTTCCCAACCATTATGTCGATATCGTCGATTTGAGAAAGTAACGGTTTTATGGTGCTACTATCTGTATATGGAAAAAATAATCTTACGTCAGATTTTGTCCTTAATAAGCTGGAAAGTCAGTATACATTTGCGGATATACATCTCAACTActagaaaattttaaagtaCTTTTTTCTGTATATGCCGCGAATGTATAGTGATGCTTAAGTACTACTACTTACAAAGGTCATTATATTCGGTGAGGGTCCGGTTCAGATTCACAGCTAGATTGCGCAGGTCAGTGTACTTGGTGATCGCCAAACGGTTGATTTCTTCCAACAATATGTAGTGATCCTGGGGACAAAGAAGTAAGGTTTAATTCTACGGCTCCTTCAGATCTAAATGTCACTGCTGTAAAGCTTTAACAGAAGATAATTCGAAATTCGCTGAACATGACTAGATTTTGAAAATTGCAAAGCACAGCCTTATCTGCTATCAGGATTAAAAGGTAGATGATTAAAGTTAAATGTAGAtacaaaagttaaagtaaattcATAGATACTTACACCACCACATGCGATTTCGCCTTGCAAGTAGTCATTAGTGCGCCTGAAGAGAAGAGTAGCCAAACGACTCAGCGTCGGGTCATGGGGGTCCAAGACTTCGAAGCTGGAGTGGGATGGCGAAGCATAAAGATCTGGTAAATCACATAAAAGCATGATTATCTTATACAAGTTCAATCTTCAAAGACCTGTTTCAGGAATTCTTAGTCACGGCTTTTTCCAAGAAGCCGAGGTTTTAACTTTCATAGTTTGCGAGGTGATCTAAACAAATAGAGTCCCTACGTTCTAAACTCAGTCATCATTATTTCGCATCCACACGTTTTTGATTGCACCCATGAAGTATACCTAAGCTTGCATCCAAAAATTTCGATATTGAAAAGCACAAACAATATTGTCTATACAGCATGTTTTTtcttaatcttaaaataactagttaatttaaaacataatgtcGCTAAGTCCCTTTGTATCAGCATAAAAGAGTGGTGATGTATGAGGAGTGTTAACGTCCCTATATGtagtgtacatacatataaactaAGTAGGAATTAAAATATATCACCGAATTTTTAAAATACGATATCAGAATCGTCTCCGGCGATGCGATGTTTTTAACTGAAACTGGTCAAATTATAACAAGTTCACAATTATAAAAGTCATACAATATTTGAATtctgaataattaaataaagtgaaGTTAACAAGTATAAAGCAGCAATTTAAAGTCAAGCCGatctaattgaaaataaattgaaagatgtaacattttcaaaaatttgATATCCAGAGAGCATATCTACAAGTTATTTAATTGTATAACACAGAAAGCGAAGGTAAATAAAGTAGAATTTGGAATTTGAAATTCATCAAAGATCATGATGTCAAAAATTGAAAAACGCCAATCGAGTTCGGATAACCAGCAAAAAAACTCAAGAAACATTGAAGTAATGTCTTTATTATTCTGTAATGCCAATTAGATCCTTTGTTGAGGATTCGAAGATAATTTTGAATCGTTCGACGAACAACACAGAAACAACAATTCATGCATTCGAATTTTGGTGGATgtgttttcttttgaaaaacTAATGGAGCTTTCATACGCGGTCCTAATCGCGTCGTAATCAGTTGCACTCatttaggctggaagccgaccccaacataattgggggAGTGCTAGGCGGAACGATGGATTAATGAATGAACTATTACAGATCCGACCAAAAATCGAAAAAAATTGAGAAtagaaaatttttgaattttcccACCAAGTTTTCCATGTAATCTCACAAGCAGGGCGAGAAGGAGGTAAGCCCTCGTACCAAAATCTTCATCGTTACATTGGCGTTTGATGGGGCCATGCCCGCATGGCATGGTGCGGTCGCCCTGCTCTGCTTGCGAGGTCCTAGTACAAAAGGCATATGGCCACAATTTAAAAATTGCCTTTTGTAAAGTCCCTACTTAcataattcagaaaaatattattacaaacataattaaaagTCTAAACTTGAACAATATCAAATAAAAGTTACAATGAGTCGCTCTCTCTCCAATCCAAAAGCAACGGCAGCCATATTGAAACATCCCTTTATAAATGACCCTATATAtggatat is from Helicoverpa armigera isolate CAAS_96S chromosome 1, ASM3070526v1, whole genome shotgun sequence and encodes:
- the LOC110377589 gene encoding biogenesis of lysosome-related organelles complex 1 subunit 2 isoform X3, which gives rise to MPCGHGPIKRQCNDEDFGTRAYLLLALLVRLHGKLDLYASPSHSSFEVLDPHDPTLSRLATLLFRRTNDYLQGEIACGGDHYILLEEINRLAITKYTDLRNLAVNLNRTLTEYNDLYSSTIKPLLSQIDDIDIMVGKLEENAYRLDSYTKQLKSRVKEMYESK
- the LOC110377589 gene encoding biogenesis of lysosome-related organelles complex 1 subunit 2 isoform X1, with the translated sequence MAALKIWTSQAEQGDRTMPCGHGPIKRQCNDEDFGTRAYLLLALLVRLHGKLDLYASPSHSSFEVLDPHDPTLSRLATLLFRRTNDYLQGEIACGGDHYILLEEINRLAITKYTDLRNLAVNLNRTLTEYNDLYSSTIKPLLSQIDDIDIMVGKLEENAYRLDSYTKQLKSRVKEMYESK
- the LOC110377589 gene encoding biogenesis of lysosome-related organelles complex 1 subunit 2 isoform X4, which gives rise to MSDEERWTRDNRNKDLYASPSHSSFEVLDPHDPTLSRLATLLFRRTNDYLQGEIACGGDHYILLEEINRLAITKYTDLRNLAVNLNRTLTEYNDLYSSTIKPLLSQIDDIDIMVGKLEENAYRLDSYTKQLKSRVKEMYESK
- the LOC110377589 gene encoding biogenesis of lysosome-related organelles complex 1 subunit 2 isoform X2; translated protein: MYVPDLFYADCDMCVKLRAAEKIFELAGYDLDADEDEEEDLYASPSHSSFEVLDPHDPTLSRLATLLFRRTNDYLQGEIACGGDHYILLEEINRLAITKYTDLRNLAVNLNRTLTEYNDLYSSTIKPLLSQIDDIDIMVGKLEENAYRLDSYTKQLKSRVKEMYESK